One window of Methanothermobacter thermautotrophicus genomic DNA carries:
- a CDS encoding DUF99 family protein, with the protein MENHNFRQIKSEIRILGIDDAPFTPRSDEDVLLVGTVFRGGQWLDGVLTTTVRVDGDDATWKIIEMVNGSRHLNQLRVIMLDGLTFGGFNVVDIVELSERTGLPVIVVVRKHPDMERIRRALKHRFPDWKARWRIIERAGRIHRVESEDPIYIQTSGIEPDDAAEIVRLSTTRSSIPEPIRVAHIIASGVRLGESRGSA; encoded by the coding sequence ATGGAGAACCATAATTTCAGGCAGATTAAATCTGAGATAAGGATTCTTGGCATAGATGATGCTCCCTTCACTCCTAGAAGTGATGAGGACGTGCTACTGGTCGGCACAGTATTCAGGGGAGGGCAGTGGCTCGACGGCGTCCTCACAACCACGGTGAGGGTGGATGGTGACGATGCCACCTGGAAGATCATCGAAATGGTGAATGGTTCAAGGCACCTAAACCAGCTTCGTGTAATAATGCTTGATGGGCTGACCTTCGGGGGCTTCAATGTTGTTGACATAGTTGAACTATCAGAGAGGACTGGTCTGCCTGTGATAGTGGTTGTGAGGAAACATCCAGACATGGAGAGAATAAGGAGGGCCCTGAAGCACAGATTTCCCGACTGGAAGGCCAGGTGGCGGATCATAGAGAGGGCCGGCAGAATCCACAGGGTGGAATCTGAGGACCCCATCTACATCCAGACCTCGGGCATTGAACCTGATGATGCCGCAGAGATTGTCAGGCTATCAACAACCCGTAGCTCAATTCCAGAACCAATTAGGGTGGCCCACATAATTGCCTCTGGAGTCAGGTTAGGTGAGTCCAGGGGCAGCGCCTAG
- a CDS encoding proteasome assembly chaperone family protein, with protein MMIKTETECCTIYSEDVEDAVVLEGSPGVGLIGNIIGWLLVEDLKMREIGYIDSKYFPPLAVLYKGVAIHPFRIYEGDGIVLFLSDFILPPAVVYDMTNAIVEWMVRNKSRELITFNSMVVREKSEPVAGAGNRQDVIKRLADLGIPIVPFGNLNGISGTLLTRCAVNDIPASCLFAEILNPYPDPRAAANVVEILNEMLGTSVDPEPLLQEAQAIESRLKKLAETVQGEAETPIYM; from the coding sequence ATGATGATTAAAACAGAAACAGAGTGCTGTACAATATATTCAGAGGATGTTGAGGACGCTGTAGTCCTTGAGGGCTCTCCAGGAGTTGGCCTCATAGGTAACATAATTGGGTGGCTTCTGGTTGAGGATCTCAAGATGAGGGAGATAGGCTACATTGACTCAAAGTACTTCCCTCCCCTGGCTGTCCTCTATAAGGGTGTTGCAATACACCCCTTCAGGATATATGAGGGTGATGGGATAGTCCTCTTCCTCTCAGACTTTATCCTCCCACCTGCAGTGGTCTATGACATGACAAACGCCATCGTGGAGTGGATGGTCCGCAATAAGAGCAGGGAGCTGATAACCTTTAACAGCATGGTTGTCCGTGAGAAGTCAGAGCCAGTGGCAGGTGCAGGTAACAGACAGGACGTAATCAAGAGGCTTGCAGACCTCGGCATACCAATAGTCCCCTTCGGCAATCTCAATGGTATTTCAGGGACCCTCCTTACAAGGTGTGCTGTTAATGATATACCTGCATCATGCCTCTTTGCAGAGATCCTTAACCCCTACCCGGACCCAAGGGCTGCTGCGAATGTCGTTGAGATCCTGAATGAAATGCTCGGTACAAGTGTTGACCCTGAACCTCTACTCCAGGAGGCGCAGGCCATAGAGTCACGCCTCAAGAAGCTCGCAGAGACCGTGCAGGGAGAGGCCGAGACACCCATCTACATGTAA
- a CDS encoding exosome complex RNA-binding protein Csl4, producing MKVKSGDMVFPGDFLAVSEEALPSEGTYEDDGKIKSLVVGEVSRDDRNKSIKVISKLNTPPTLKRGSRVIGEVIDVRGQRALVRIHSIKGNRRALATYFVGGVHVSQARKGYLSKLTDAFRIGDIVEARVTRIMGLDGIDLQTSGRDLGVIKAMCTRCRHFMEVDGRDEVRCPNCENREKRKLSVNYEG from the coding sequence ATGAAAGTTAAATCTGGGGATATGGTTTTTCCCGGAGATTTTTTGGCTGTAAGCGAAGAGGCCCTTCCATCTGAGGGAACCTACGAGGATGATGGTAAAATAAAATCCCTTGTCGTTGGAGAAGTTTCAAGGGATGACCGGAATAAGAGCATAAAGGTAATATCAAAGCTGAACACACCCCCAACACTTAAAAGAGGTTCAAGGGTCATTGGAGAGGTCATTGATGTAAGGGGTCAGCGGGCCCTTGTGAGGATACACAGCATCAAGGGCAACCGGAGGGCCCTTGCCACATACTTTGTTGGAGGAGTCCACGTTTCACAGGCAAGGAAGGGCTACCTCTCAAAGCTAACAGACGCCTTCAGGATAGGGGACATCGTGGAGGCAAGGGTCACAAGGATCATGGGCCTCGATGGCATAGACCTCCAGACATCAGGGCGTGACCTCGGTGTTATAAAGGCAATGTGCACCCGCTGCAGGCACTTCATGGAAGTGGACGGCAGGGACGAGGTCAGGTGCCCGAACTGTGAAAACCGGGAAAAAAGGAAGCTATCCGTGAATTATGAAGGTTAA
- a CDS encoding PepSY domain-containing protein, whose protein sequence is MINSKVLASVAIVLIIGAVAAGYQVSQNSEALWKFTSPQSSQDQGPQQGESSVHSESPSTASSQGGSGSTSGGGSGVNVKISYSEAKSIAQTYIKQEGATAGTPRLLKMNGKLVYVVPVEMGGKTVGEIYIDPMTGKNLGGAGGAP, encoded by the coding sequence ATGATAAACTCAAAGGTTCTAGCATCGGTGGCAATAGTCCTGATAATTGGAGCTGTTGCTGCAGGTTATCAGGTGAGTCAGAATTCCGAGGCACTGTGGAAATTCACAAGTCCCCAGAGCAGTCAGGATCAGGGGCCGCAGCAGGGGGAGTCAAGCGTCCACAGTGAATCGCCCTCAACCGCATCATCACAGGGTGGCAGTGGTTCAACCTCAGGTGGGGGTTCAGGAGTGAATGTGAAGATATCCTATTCAGAGGCCAAGAGTATTGCCCAGACATATATAAAGCAGGAGGGTGCCACTGCAGGGACACCAAGGCTCCTTAAAATGAACGGCAAACTAGTCTATGTTGTTCCAGTTGAGATGGGTGGAAAAACCGTCGGAGAGATATACATTGACCCCATGACCGGTAAAAACCTTGGAGGGGCTGGTGGTGCTCCATGA
- a CDS encoding transcription factor S produces MEFCPNCGAVMFPEKGKFKCQCGYEKDITDKLKEKYSVSEEVEAKETIIFTGEDVNTLPTTRVECPKCGNMEAFWWLQQTRRADESETRFFRCTRCKHTWREYD; encoded by the coding sequence ATGGAGTTTTGTCCTAACTGCGGAGCTGTAATGTTTCCAGAGAAGGGTAAATTTAAGTGTCAGTGTGGCTATGAAAAGGATATCACCGATAAGCTAAAAGAAAAGTACAGTGTCTCAGAGGAAGTTGAGGCGAAGGAGACAATAATATTCACGGGCGAAGATGTAAACACTCTCCCAACCACAAGGGTTGAATGCCCGAAATGTGGTAACATGGAGGCCTTCTGGTGGCTGCAGCAGACGAGAAGGGCTGATGAATCAGAGACGCGATTCTTCAGATGCACACGCTGCAAGCACACCTGGAGAGAATATGATTGA
- a CDS encoding RNA-protein complex protein Nop10, whose protein sequence is MKMKRCRSCGEYTLKEACPHCGGRTGVIYPPKFSPEDKYGVYRRKLKREIYSKGSGELK, encoded by the coding sequence ATGAAGATGAAAAGATGCCGTTCATGCGGAGAATACACCCTGAAGGAGGCCTGCCCACACTGCGGGGGTAGGACAGGGGTCATTTATCCTCCAAAGTTTTCCCCAGAGGACAAGTATGGAGTATACAGGAGAAAACTCAAAAGGGAGATTTACTCTAAGGGTAGTGGTGAATTAAAATGA
- a CDS encoding translation initiation factor IF-2 subunit alpha codes for MVRRKNEWPEEGELVVGTVHKVLNYGAFATLEEYPGKEAFIHISEVSSGWVKNIRDFVRENQKIVARVLRVNPRKGHVDVSMKRIREDQRTKKIQAWKIEQKAEKFLELAARDLGKDLDTAYEEVGYELMDIFGDLYGAFETAAEEGEKSLIDEGVPEDWAAVITEVAKRNITPPEVQITGYVDIKSYAPNGVEIIRKALKSAQDEGITVQAVGAPRYRLIVKSTDYLKAEKQLKEAAQKCIEIVEKEGGEGEFLRELT; via the coding sequence ATGGTAAGAAGAAAAAATGAATGGCCTGAAGAGGGTGAACTGGTGGTTGGGACCGTTCACAAGGTCCTCAACTACGGCGCCTTCGCCACCCTGGAGGAGTACCCGGGGAAGGAGGCTTTCATTCACATCTCAGAGGTGTCCTCTGGATGGGTTAAGAACATAAGGGACTTCGTAAGGGAGAACCAGAAGATAGTTGCAAGGGTCCTCCGTGTGAATCCCAGGAAGGGACACGTAGATGTTTCAATGAAAAGGATAAGGGAGGACCAGCGCACAAAGAAGATCCAGGCATGGAAGATTGAACAGAAGGCTGAGAAATTCCTTGAACTCGCAGCAAGGGACCTTGGAAAGGACCTTGACACCGCCTATGAAGAGGTTGGATACGAACTGATGGACATATTCGGGGACCTCTACGGCGCCTTTGAAACCGCTGCAGAGGAAGGGGAAAAGTCCCTCATCGATGAGGGAGTCCCTGAGGACTGGGCAGCCGTTATCACCGAGGTTGCCAAGCGCAACATAACACCACCAGAGGTCCAGATAACAGGATACGTTGACATCAAGTCCTACGCACCCAACGGTGTTGAAATAATTAGGAAGGCACTTAAATCAGCCCAGGATGAGGGCATAACAGTTCAGGCGGTAGGAGCCCCCAGGTACCGTCTTATCGTGAAATCAACTGATTATCTGAAGGCAGAGAAGCAGCTCAAGGAAGCAGCCCAGAAATGCATAGAAATCGTTGAGAAAGAGGGTGGAGAGGGAGAATTCCTCCGTGAGCTCACATGA
- a CDS encoding NUDIX hydrolase, with amino-acid sequence MKAPMLTVDVIIRLSGDRIILIRRGRPPYRGSWAIPGGFVEYGETVEDAAAREALEETGLEVEIEDLLGVYSDPGRDPRGHTVSVCFTARPVSGEAEAGSDAADVGIFQIDDINDLELAFDHKKILDDFRRHVVENRSC; translated from the coding sequence TTGAAGGCACCCATGCTCACCGTGGATGTAATCATAAGGTTATCAGGTGATAGAATAATCCTCATAAGGAGGGGCAGACCACCCTACAGGGGTTCATGGGCCATACCAGGGGGGTTTGTGGAATACGGTGAAACTGTTGAGGATGCAGCAGCGAGGGAGGCCCTGGAGGAGACAGGCCTCGAGGTTGAAATCGAGGACCTCCTGGGGGTCTACTCTGACCCCGGGAGGGACCCCCGCGGACACACTGTCAGCGTGTGCTTCACCGCCAGGCCAGTGTCAGGTGAAGCGGAGGCTGGTTCAGATGCTGCCGATGTCGGAATATTCCAAATTGATGATATAAATGATCTTGAACTCGCATTTGACCACAAAAAGATCCTGGATGATTTCAGGAGACATGTGGTGGAGAATAGGTCCTGCTGA
- a CDS encoding 50S ribosomal protein L44e yields the protein MKIPKERRTYCPNCRKHTVHEVLESKRRKASELKWGQRQFRRVTAGYRGYPRPLPSGNKPVKKLDLRLKCKECGKSHIKKKSFRAGRVEYVS from the coding sequence ATGAAGATTCCTAAGGAAAGAAGAACTTACTGTCCAAACTGTAGAAAACACACCGTTCACGAGGTACTGGAGTCCAAGAGAAGAAAGGCCAGTGAACTTAAGTGGGGTCAGAGGCAGTTCAGACGTGTCACTGCCGGTTACAGGGGTTACCCACGTCCACTCCCATCCGGTAACAAGCCTGTTAAGAAACTTGACCTCAGGCTCAAATGCAAGGAATGTGGAAAGTCACACATCAAGAAGAAATCCTTCAGGGCTGGAAGGGTTGAATACGTATCCTAG
- the frhA gene encoding coenzyme F420 hydrogenase subunit alpha, producing the protein MSERIVISPTSRQEGHAELVMEVDDEGIVTKGRYFSITPVRGLEKIVTGKAPETAPVMVQRICGVCPIPHTLASVEAIDDSLDIEVPKAGRLLRELTLAAHHVNSHAIHQFLIAPDFVPENLMADAINSVSEIRKNAQYVVDMVAGEGIHPSDVRIGGMADNITELARKRLYARLKQLKPKLDEHVELMIGLIEDKGLPKGLGVHNQPTLASHQIYGDRTKFDLDRFTEVMPESWYDDPEIAKRACSTIPLYDGRNVEVGPRARMVEFQGFKERGVVAQHVARALEMKTALARAIEILDELDTSAPVRADFDERGTGKLGVGAIEAPRGLDVHMAQVENGKIQFYNALVPTTWNIPTMGPATEGFHHEYGPHVIRAYDPCLSCATHVMVVDDEDRSVIRDEMVRL; encoded by the coding sequence TTGAGCGAAAGGATTGTTATATCGCCGACATCACGACAAGAAGGACATGCAGAACTTGTCATGGAAGTCGATGATGAGGGAATCGTGACAAAGGGGCGATACTTCAGTATTACTCCTGTCAGGGGCCTTGAGAAAATAGTGACAGGCAAAGCACCTGAAACAGCACCTGTCATGGTCCAGAGGATATGTGGAGTATGCCCCATACCACACACCCTGGCTTCCGTTGAGGCAATAGACGACTCCCTTGACATTGAGGTTCCAAAGGCCGGAAGACTTCTCCGTGAACTTACACTTGCAGCACACCACGTAAACAGCCACGCAATACATCAGTTCCTCATAGCACCAGACTTCGTACCTGAAAACCTCATGGCAGACGCAATAAACTCAGTCTCTGAGATAAGGAAGAACGCACAGTACGTAGTTGACATGGTTGCAGGTGAAGGTATACACCCATCCGATGTGAGGATAGGTGGAATGGCCGACAACATAACAGAACTTGCAAGAAAAAGGCTCTATGCAAGGTTAAAACAGCTCAAACCAAAACTTGACGAACACGTTGAGCTCATGATAGGATTAATCGAGGATAAGGGCCTTCCAAAGGGCCTCGGAGTCCACAACCAGCCAACACTTGCAAGTCACCAGATCTACGGTGACAGGACAAAATTCGACCTGGACAGGTTCACCGAGGTCATGCCTGAGAGCTGGTACGATGACCCTGAAATAGCCAAGAGGGCCTGCTCAACAATACCACTCTACGATGGAAGAAACGTGGAGGTCGGTCCAAGGGCAAGGATGGTTGAATTCCAGGGATTCAAAGAGAGGGGTGTTGTTGCACAGCACGTTGCAAGGGCACTTGAGATGAAAACTGCACTCGCAAGGGCAATTGAAATCCTTGATGAACTCGACACATCCGCACCTGTAAGGGCAGACTTTGATGAGAGAGGCACAGGTAAACTGGGTGTAGGTGCCATTGAAGCTCCAAGGGGACTGGACGTCCACATGGCCCAGGTAGAGAATGGTAAGATACAGTTCTACAACGCACTAGTCCCAACAACCTGGAACATCCCAACAATGGGCCCTGCAACTGAGGGATTCCACCATGAATACGGACCACACGTTATACGTGCATATGACCCATGTCTCTCATGTGCAACACACGTAATGGTTGTTGATGACGAGGACAGATCAGTAATCAGGGATGAAATGGTCAGACTCTAA
- a CDS encoding proteasome assembly chaperone family protein translates to MRETIINVLEDVELSSPIFIEALPGIGHVGKLAADHIIDELEAVKFAELYSPSFPPQVLVDEDGIVEPMRNEFYYLRDAGEDERDYIILVGNTQGLSPEGQYEICGMILDFVEGYGARRIFTLGGLATGQPVEKARVYGAATSMELVEDLKEHGVIMRSADGGIIGASGLLLGMGRLRGMEGVCLMGETPGYFIDAEAARALLEVLLEMTKLEVDLEKLEERAEETKKMISKAQQMEQEMIERMNLKPGEEDLRYIG, encoded by the coding sequence ATGAGGGAAACAATCATAAACGTTCTGGAAGACGTTGAACTCTCCAGCCCCATATTCATCGAGGCACTTCCAGGAATAGGGCATGTGGGTAAACTGGCAGCCGATCACATAATAGATGAACTGGAGGCTGTCAAATTCGCTGAGCTCTACTCCCCATCATTCCCACCACAGGTACTGGTTGATGAGGACGGTATAGTTGAACCCATGAGGAATGAGTTCTATTACCTCAGGGATGCAGGCGAGGATGAGAGAGATTACATAATACTTGTGGGCAACACCCAGGGACTCTCACCTGAGGGACAGTATGAGATCTGCGGCATGATACTAGACTTTGTTGAGGGATACGGCGCCAGGAGGATATTCACCCTCGGAGGCCTCGCAACGGGCCAGCCCGTTGAGAAGGCAAGGGTCTATGGGGCAGCAACCAGCATGGAACTCGTTGAGGATCTCAAGGAACACGGTGTCATCATGAGATCTGCTGATGGAGGCATAATAGGCGCATCAGGACTTCTCCTTGGAATGGGGAGGCTGAGGGGCATGGAGGGTGTATGTCTCATGGGTGAAACACCAGGGTACTTCATAGACGCCGAGGCCGCCCGTGCGCTCCTTGAGGTGCTACTTGAGATGACAAAACTTGAAGTGGACCTTGAAAAACTTGAGGAGCGGGCAGAGGAGACAAAGAAGATGATCTCCAAGGCCCAGCAGATGGAGCAGGAAATGATTGAGAGGATGAACCTCAAACCAGGGGAAGAGGACCTACGTTACATAGGCTGA
- the pcn gene encoding proliferating cell nuclear antigen (pcna), translating into MFKAELNDPNILRTSFDAISSIVDEVQIQLSAEGMRLDALDRSHITYVHLELKAELFDEYVCDEPEKINVDTEELMKVLKRAKANDRVILSTDEGNLIIQFEGEAVRTFKIRLIDIEYETPSPPEIEYENEFEVPFQLLKDSIADIDIFSDKITFRVDEDRFIASAEGEFGDAQMEYLHGEKIGKPARSIYSLDKIKEMLKADKFSETAIINLGDDMPLKLTLKMASKEGELSFLLAPRIEAEE; encoded by the coding sequence ATGTTCAAGGCAGAATTGAATGACCCTAACATTTTAAGGACGAGTTTCGATGCCATATCATCCATCGTTGACGAGGTTCAGATACAGCTAAGCGCCGAGGGCATGCGTCTGGACGCCCTTGACAGGTCCCATATCACATACGTACACCTCGAACTGAAGGCAGAACTCTTCGATGAGTACGTCTGTGATGAACCAGAGAAGATAAACGTGGACACAGAGGAACTCATGAAGGTCCTCAAGAGGGCCAAGGCAAATGACAGGGTCATACTCTCAACCGATGAGGGTAACCTGATAATCCAGTTCGAGGGCGAAGCAGTAAGGACATTCAAGATAAGGCTGATCGACATAGAATACGAAACCCCAAGTCCTCCTGAGATTGAGTATGAGAACGAATTTGAGGTGCCATTCCAGCTCCTCAAGGACTCAATAGCTGACATAGACATATTCTCAGATAAGATAACATTCCGTGTGGACGAGGACCGTTTCATAGCCTCAGCTGAGGGAGAATTTGGAGACGCCCAGATGGAATACCTCCACGGTGAAAAGATAGGTAAACCTGCAAGGAGCATATATTCCCTTGATAAGATCAAGGAGATGCTAAAGGCAGATAAATTCAGTGAAACCGCAATAATCAACCTGGGAGATGACATGCCCCTCAAACTGACCCTGAAGATGGCGAGTAAAGAGGGTGAACTCAGCTTCCTCCTTGCTCCAAGAATAGAGGCAGAGGAATAA
- a CDS encoding DNA replication complex GINS family protein produces MDEFFQKLRRIQKKERSESGLARVGDDFYERVHSYIEDLLEAVGNDPFAKEHYLIRDTQRIATEICERREHKITDSAVMNVQRSYHLFNGKPQFDLQDTTPLNMTPEEEELYFSLVETLREFRARIIPSIEVESDDGKSEVKHEPSWKGVLDDSEPRNDPTRSLKTDPGGSGDGDIETVLIFEEVPARIMGVDEKIYGPFQPQDIVTLPSLNANVFINAKKGRRIRYS; encoded by the coding sequence TTGGACGAATTCTTTCAGAAACTAAGGAGGATTCAGAAAAAGGAGAGATCTGAAAGCGGCCTTGCAAGGGTTGGGGATGACTTCTATGAGAGGGTTCACAGTTACATAGAGGACCTCCTTGAGGCCGTTGGCAATGACCCCTTCGCCAAGGAGCACTACCTCATAAGGGACACCCAGAGAATAGCCACTGAGATCTGTGAGAGAAGGGAGCACAAGATAACCGATAGTGCGGTCATGAACGTCCAGAGGTCATACCACCTCTTCAATGGCAAGCCACAGTTTGACCTCCAGGATACAACCCCCCTCAACATGACACCAGAGGAGGAGGAACTCTACTTTTCACTGGTAGAAACCCTGAGGGAATTCAGGGCGAGGATAATTCCCTCCATAGAGGTTGAATCAGACGATGGGAAGTCGGAAGTAAAACATGAGCCATCCTGGAAGGGTGTTCTGGATGATTCTGAACCTCGAAATGACCCCACAAGGTCCTTAAAAACAGATCCCGGGGGAAGTGGAGACGGGGATATTGAGACCGTGCTGATATTCGAGGAGGTACCCGCCAGAATAATGGGTGTGGATGAAAAGATCTATGGCCCATTCCAGCCACAGGACATAGTCACGCTCCCATCACTGAATGCAAATGTATTCATAAATGCAAAGAAGGGTCGGAGGATAAGGTATTCGTAG
- a CDS encoding TIGR00375 family protein, which produces MIINADLHIHSCFSRATSRNMVIDNIAPQARLKGLQIVGTGDALHPGWRKIIEESTEYEGDGIYGREECSFVITAEVEDSRRVHHLLIIPSLEAAEEISERMPSASTTDGRPRVRMDGAQILELVHEYDGMAGPAHAFTPWTSMYKSHDSYMDCYGARPDFLELGLSADTDMADKISELADIPFLTNSDAHSPWPHRLGREFNQFEMEDVSFTSLKRAIGKCRIRANYGLDPRLGKYHMTACTRCYRIYSPEKALEMDMRCPCGGKIKKGVDYRIYELSTWDEPHHPPHRPPYVHLMPLAEIIGMKYGKGVTTKFVQGIWDKLVGEFGTEISVLLDAPLEDIAALDAGVAVAVEAFRNGSLTVIPGGGGKYGEIRFPAETLDAYFR; this is translated from the coding sequence ATGATCATAAACGCTGACCTTCATATCCACAGCTGCTTTTCAAGGGCAACGTCCCGTAACATGGTTATTGACAACATAGCACCCCAGGCACGCCTCAAGGGCCTTCAGATTGTAGGGACAGGCGACGCACTTCACCCTGGATGGCGGAAGATCATAGAGGAATCTACGGAATATGAGGGGGACGGGATCTACGGGCGCGAGGAGTGCAGCTTCGTGATAACTGCAGAGGTCGAGGATTCAAGGAGGGTCCATCACCTCCTCATAATCCCATCACTTGAGGCCGCAGAGGAGATCTCTGAGAGAATGCCCTCAGCCAGCACCACGGATGGAAGGCCCAGGGTGAGGATGGACGGGGCCCAGATCCTGGAACTTGTACATGAATACGATGGCATGGCAGGGCCAGCCCACGCCTTCACACCATGGACCAGCATGTACAAGTCACATGACAGCTACATGGACTGCTACGGCGCAAGACCAGACTTTCTTGAACTGGGCCTCTCAGCAGATACTGACATGGCTGATAAGATATCTGAACTTGCAGACATACCCTTCCTCACCAACTCTGATGCCCATTCACCATGGCCCCACAGGCTGGGCAGGGAGTTCAATCAGTTTGAGATGGAGGATGTATCCTTCACATCCCTTAAGAGGGCCATAGGCAAGTGCAGGATAAGGGCGAACTATGGACTTGACCCGCGCCTCGGAAAGTACCACATGACTGCATGTACCAGATGCTACCGCATCTACAGTCCAGAGAAGGCTCTCGAGATGGATATGAGGTGTCCATGTGGGGGTAAAATCAAGAAGGGTGTGGATTACAGGATATACGAGCTTTCAACATGGGATGAACCCCACCACCCACCACACAGGCCACCCTACGTACACCTGATGCCCCTTGCAGAGATCATAGGCATGAAGTATGGTAAGGGTGTAACCACAAAATTTGTCCAGGGAATCTGGGATAAACTTGTGGGGGAATTTGGAACAGAGATCAGTGTGCTCCTGGATGCTCCACTTGAGGATATTGCAGCTCTTGATGCTGGTGTTGCTGTTGCGGTCGAGGCATTTCGCAATGGTTCACTGACTGTGATACCCGGTGGCGGGGGGAAGTATGGTGAGATAAGGTTCCCTGCAGAGACCCTTGACGCCTACTTCCGATAG
- a CDS encoding DNA-directed RNA polymerase subunit L produces MEVILNKRYEMEIVFEGETHTLCNVLRSILMEDEKVKAAAYSIDHPIVGEPQLYIRAGSPKKSLRAAAETLRDRCDEFRGLIESL; encoded by the coding sequence ATGGAAGTCATTCTAAACAAGAGATATGAGATGGAAATAGTATTCGAGGGAGAAACACACACCCTCTGCAATGTATTAAGGAGCATCCTCATGGAGGATGAAAAGGTTAAGGCAGCAGCATACTCAATAGATCACCCAATAGTGGGGGAACCACAGCTATATATCAGGGCAGGAAGCCCGAAAAAATCACTCAGGGCAGCAGCCGAAACCCTGAGGGACAGATGTGATGAATTCAGGGGCCTCATAGAGTCCCTATAA
- the frhD gene encoding coenzyme F420-reducing hydrogenase, FrhD protein: protein MPYDAEILVVGCGNILFKDDGFGPEVIKALEEYFKDREKPDNVMFIDAGTGGPHFVFSLPHEEWKKMIVVDVVEFNAEPGTLRKFDVTEIPKGSYENLHTWPVSQPLHELSERIDVVVIGCKPKEISAPNVEMGLTPPVKKAIPRAIQMILDEIGVSK, encoded by the coding sequence ATGCCATACGACGCTGAGATTCTAGTGGTGGGCTGTGGAAACATCCTGTTCAAGGACGATGGATTCGGCCCAGAGGTTATCAAGGCCCTTGAAGAGTACTTCAAGGATAGGGAAAAACCAGATAATGTCATGTTCATTGATGCTGGGACTGGCGGTCCACACTTTGTCTTCTCCCTCCCTCATGAGGAGTGGAAGAAGATGATAGTCGTGGATGTTGTTGAATTCAATGCAGAACCCGGAACACTCAGGAAATTCGATGTCACTGAGATTCCAAAGGGATCCTATGAAAATCTGCACACATGGCCAGTGAGCCAGCCCCTCCATGAACTCAGTGAAAGGATTGATGTTGTGGTAATAGGGTGTAAACCCAAGGAGATATCAGCTCCCAATGTGGAAATGGGCCTCACACCCCCAGTAAAAAAGGCTATTCCCAGGGCCATTCAGATGATCTTAGATGAGATTGGGGTTTCTAAATGA
- a CDS encoding 30S ribosomal protein S27e produces MICVIFYNTKGNFLRVKCLDCGNQQVVFDRAASYVQCIICGKTLVEPTGGKSKIKAQILEVLD; encoded by the coding sequence GTGATTTGTGTGATATTCTACAATACCAAGGGTAACTTTCTCCGTGTTAAATGTCTTGACTGCGGAAACCAGCAGGTTGTCTTTGACAGGGCAGCATCATATGTACAGTGCATAATCTGTGGTAAAACGCTTGTTGAGCCAACAGGAGGAAAATCAAAGATCAAAGCCCAGATTCTAGAGGTCCTGGATTAA